From Thunnus albacares chromosome 22, fThuAlb1.1, whole genome shotgun sequence, the proteins below share one genomic window:
- the LOC122974247 gene encoding PRELI domain-containing protein 1, mitochondrial-like isoform X1, translated as MTAADMGRYFHSEIDIKSPWHQVLAAFWQRYPNPYSAHVLTEDVLYREVTPSNHLLSRRLLTKTNRLPSWAERVFPAHMARAVYVLEDSIVDPHTHTLTIKTWNLNHNTLMTVVERCLFEEDHSRPSWTKLRREAWISSAVYGLARPIQEFGLARFKSNQAKAMKGLEYALSKIQAEVPPYLHGDQGELSEKHKPLQPQATPTSTQKPKQFV; from the exons ATGACGGCTGCAG acatggGCAGGTATTTCCACAGCGAGATCGACATTAAGAGTCCATGGCATCAGGTACTGGCTGCCTTCTGGCAGCGCTACCCCAACCCATACAG CGCCCATGTCCTCACAGAGGACGTCCTGTACCGCGAGGTCACCCCCAGCAACCACCTGTTGTCAAGGCGACTGCTGACAAAGACCAACAGGCTGCCCAGCTGGGCGGAGCGTGTCTTCCCCGCCCACATGGCCCGGGCCGTCTACGTCCTGGAGGACTCCATCGTcgacccgcacacacacacactcaccatcAAGACCTGGAACCTCAACCACAACACACTGATG acGGTAGTAGAGCGGTGTTTGTTTGAGGAGGATCACAGTCGGCCATCGTGGACCAAACTGAGGAGGGAGGCCTGGATCTCCTCGGCTGTTTATGGTCTGGCCCGACCAATACAG GAATTTGGTCTCGCCAGGTTTAAAAGTAACCAAGCCAAAGCCATGAAGGGGCTGGAGTACGCTCTGTCCAAGATACAGG CTGAGGTTCCCCCTTATCTCCATGGCGACCAGGGCGAGTTGTCAGAGAAGCACAAGCCCCTCCAGCCGCAAGCCACGCCCACCTCTACCCAGAAGCCCAAGCAGTTTGTTTaa
- the LOC122974247 gene encoding PRELI domain-containing protein 1, mitochondrial-like isoform X2, whose amino-acid sequence MGRYFHSEIDIKSPWHQVLAAFWQRYPNPYSAHVLTEDVLYREVTPSNHLLSRRLLTKTNRLPSWAERVFPAHMARAVYVLEDSIVDPHTHTLTIKTWNLNHNTLMTVVERCLFEEDHSRPSWTKLRREAWISSAVYGLARPIQEFGLARFKSNQAKAMKGLEYALSKIQAEVPPYLHGDQGELSEKHKPLQPQATPTSTQKPKQFV is encoded by the exons atggGCAGGTATTTCCACAGCGAGATCGACATTAAGAGTCCATGGCATCAGGTACTGGCTGCCTTCTGGCAGCGCTACCCCAACCCATACAG CGCCCATGTCCTCACAGAGGACGTCCTGTACCGCGAGGTCACCCCCAGCAACCACCTGTTGTCAAGGCGACTGCTGACAAAGACCAACAGGCTGCCCAGCTGGGCGGAGCGTGTCTTCCCCGCCCACATGGCCCGGGCCGTCTACGTCCTGGAGGACTCCATCGTcgacccgcacacacacacactcaccatcAAGACCTGGAACCTCAACCACAACACACTGATG acGGTAGTAGAGCGGTGTTTGTTTGAGGAGGATCACAGTCGGCCATCGTGGACCAAACTGAGGAGGGAGGCCTGGATCTCCTCGGCTGTTTATGGTCTGGCCCGACCAATACAG GAATTTGGTCTCGCCAGGTTTAAAAGTAACCAAGCCAAAGCCATGAAGGGGCTGGAGTACGCTCTGTCCAAGATACAGG CTGAGGTTCCCCCTTATCTCCATGGCGACCAGGGCGAGTTGTCAGAGAAGCACAAGCCCCTCCAGCCGCAAGCCACGCCCACCTCTACCCAGAAGCCCAAGCAGTTTGTTTaa